The following is a genomic window from Rhodobium gokarnense.
CGGACGAGAAGTTCGCCGGTGAGCGGGGCATCGGAGAGATGGTCGAGGATGGCGACGGCCATCAGGTGCAGGCGCTCATGCGGGTCGCGCTCGGGCAACAGGCGCAGCAGGGACGACACGGTCTGCACCACATGGACGCCGAAGGCGGTCTCCATGACGCCGGCGGCGCGCAGTTTTACGGGCTCCACGGCATAGAGGCCGAGGTGGCTGTCGAGGCGCGCGCGCCAGGTGACCACGAGGTCGTTGCCGGGCTGCAGGGCCGCCTGCATGCGGCGCGAGCGGCCGCCGCGCACCAGCCCCAGGTGCCGGCCATGGGCGACGGTCATCATCTCCAGAATGACGCTGGTCTCGCCGTGGCGGCGCACGCCGATGACCGTTCCCTCGTCGCTCCATTCCATTTTTCTGGCACTCGTGCCCTTCTCTTCGCCCTATTTCGCGGGGCTGCCGAAAGGACTGGATTGCTTCGCTGCGCTCGCAATGACGCATTACATTTTCGTCGTCATTGCGAGGAGGCCGTTAGGCCGACGCGGCAATCCAGTCCGGCGGCCCGCCCGAGGGACCGTCCTGCGCGTCGTGCCGCAGCTCGCCTGCACTCCAAACCCAAAACGACCTAACCGCTTGAAATGAAACGCCCTATGGATTGCCGGGTCAAGCCCGGCAATGACGCAGAGAGTGTTTTGACCTTGTTCGTCCGACCGCCGCGAGGTCGCTCCATCAGGCTGCGACCGCGGCCCGGCGCCGTTGCGCCGCGCCCGCAATGCGCGGTGCGGGCCGTGAGCGAAAAACCTACCTCGGAAACTCCAACCCCATCTCGCGGTAGCGCTCCGGGTCGTCGACCCATTTCTCGCGCACCTTGACGAACAGGAACAGGTGCACCGGCTGGCCGATCGCCTCGGCGATGTCCTCGCGGGCGGCCTTGGAGATCGCCTTGATGGTGCGGCCCTCCTTGCCGAGCAGGATCTTCTTGTGGCTGTCGCGGGCGACATAGACGGTCTGCTGGATGCGGACCGAGCCGTTGCGGAATTCCTCCCAGCTCTCGGTCTCGACCGTCGCCATATAGGGCAGTTCCTCGTGCAGGCGCAGGGTCAGCTTCTCGCGGGTGATTTCGGCCGCGAGCGAGCGCATCGGCAGGTCGGAGATCTGGTCCTCGGGATAGTGCCACGGGCCTTCAGGCATGTTGGCGGCAAGGTATTTGCCAAGGTCCGGAACGCCGTCGCCGGTCAAGGCGGAGATCATGAACGTCTCCTCGAAGCTGCCGCGGGCATTGATGCTTTCCACAACGGCGAGGAGGTCTTCCCGGCGCATGGTGTCGATCTTGTTGAGGGCCAGCACCTTGCGGTGGGGGACGTCGGCGAGCTTGTCGAGGATGTCGCCGACCTCGTCGGTCACGCCCTTGCGCGCATCGACCACCAGCACGACGAGGTCCGCATCCATGGCGCCGCCCCAGGCGGTCGTCACCATGGCCCGGTCGAGCCGGCGCTTGGGCTGAAAAATGCCCGGCGTGTCGACGAAGACGAGTTGCGAGGCGCCTTCGATCGCGATGCCGCGGATGATGGCGCGGGTCGTCTGGACCTTGTGGGTGACGATGGAGACCTTGGCGCCGACAAGGGCATTGAGGAGTGTCGACTTGCCGGCATTGGGCGCGCCGATCAGGGCGACGAAGCCGCAGCGCGGCGCGTCCGGCGTTGCGCCGGCTTCAGCCGCGCTCACGAGGCGCCCTTTGCGTTCCAGATGCCCTCGCGCTCCAGGAGCGTCGTTGCGGCCATCTGCTCGGCCTCGCGCTTGGAGCGGCCGCGCCCGCTCGCCGGGGCGTAGCCGACGACGTCGACGCGGGTGGTGAATTCCGGCGCGTGGTCGGGGCCGGCGCGGTTTGTGACGGTGTAGCTCGGGGCGACGAGGCCCTGGCCCTGCGCCCATTCCTGCAGCGTCGTCTTGGCGTCGCGCAGGGGGCCTTCCCAATTGACCATCTGGTCGCGCCAGTGGCGCTCGACGAAGGCGCTCGCCGCACCGAAGCCGCCGTCGAGATAGATCGCGGCGATCACCGCCTCGCAGATATCGGCGAGCAGCGCGCGCTTGTGGCGGCCGCCGCTCTGGTCCTCGCCCTCGCCGACGCGCATCGCCGTGCCGAGGTCGAGCGCCGAGGCCACATTGGCGCAGGTCTCCTGCTTGACGAGCTGGTTGAGCCGGCGGGCGAGTTCCCCCTCGTCGGCGTCGGTGAAGGTCTCGTAGAGCATGTTGGCAACGGCAAGCGCCAGCACACGGTCGCCGAGGAACTCCATGCGCTGGTAGCTGCCGGACATGTCGCCCGGCGTCGTCAGGGCGCTGGCATGGGTCAGGGCCTGCTCAAGCAACGCCGGATCGGCGAAGCAGTAGGCAAGGCGGTCCTCGATGCTCGTCAGGCTGCCACGCCCGCTATTGGCCCTTACAGCGTCTGAAAGAACCGATTCCACCTTGCGATCCATGGCCATTTCCAAACCATCCAGGCGCTCTCGCCGGATTTTACAGAAAAGAAGATGATCTCCGCCCGTCCGATCAGGTTCTCGAACGGCACATATCCGACGGACTCGCGGCTGTCGCTGGAGTTGTCGCGATTGTCGCCCATCATGAAATAGTGCCCTTCCGGCACTTCGAACACCTTTGTGTTGTCGCCCCGGGCGTGATCGCTCAGTTCCAGCACGTGGTAGCTGACCCCGTTCGGAAGGGTCTCGATGAAGCGCCGGGCGTTGACCCGGTAGCCGCGATCGTCGCCGGAGAATTCGCCGTCCGGCACCTTCTTCACCGGCTCACCATTGATGTGCAACAGGCCACCGATGACCTGGATGCGGTCGCCGGGAAGGCCGATCACGCGCTTGATGTAATCGGTGGAATTGTCCCGCGGCAGCTTGAAGACGACGATGTCGCCGCGCTCCGGCTTGGCGCTCCAGATGCGGCCGGAAAACGGCGCCAGAGAATAGGGAAAGGAGTGGCGGGAATAGCCGTAGCTGTATTTGGAGACGAACAGGTAGTCGCCGACGAGCAGCGTTTCCATCATCGAGCCGGAGGGAATGTTGAACGGCTGGAAGAGGAAGGTGCGCACGATGAGGGCAAGGATCAGCGCGTGGACGACGACCTTGACGGCCTCGCCAAATCCGCCGCTCTTCTTTGCGTCGTCGTCGGTCTGCGAACGGCTTTCACGTTCTGCCATAAAGTGTCCAATCCAATCGAAAGGGCGGGCGCCGGGCTGCGGCGACTCCGGCACTAATTAGCGCTTGCCTCGCAATGGCGCAATGGAGCGCCGGGATTTCGGCGATTTTGCGGGCAATCGGAGCATCCGGCCGTCCTTCAGGCGCTGCCGACAGGGGCCGGGCCGGACGCGGCATCGGCGCCCGCGGCAAGGCTCCGCGCCTGGCGCCGCTCCTGCAGCCAGCGCCGGCGGCGGCGCTGGTAGCTCGTCACCGCGACGTAGACGAGGAGATAGAAGACGAGGCCGGTGGCGAGGCCGAGGGGGATCGAGCCGACGACCATGGGCTTCAGGATCGGCATCAGGCCGTCGACGGAGCGCAAATTGTCCGGATTGAGCACGATTGCCTCGCGCGCCCTTGCGTCTTCGCCGAGAAGGCCGCTGCCGAGACGGAATGTGGAGGCCCAGATGAAGGGATAGGTCAGCGGGTTGCCGAAGAACGAGCCGAAGGCCGCCGCGATCAGGTTGCCGCCGATGAGGACGGCGATGAGGAAGCTGAGGATGAACTGAAGGCCGAGGAACGGCGTCGTGGAGGCACACACGCCCGCGGCGACGCCGGCCGCCACCGCATGGGGCGTCGCCGACAGGCGGACGATGCGCTTGCCGATATATTTCAGCGAACGCCGCCAGGAATGGCGGGGCCAGACAGACACCCGCAGCCGTTCCCGCCAGCCGGGTTTCCTTCGCCTTGCGAACAGCACTAATTTCTCCGCCTCAAACGCAGATCCCTACGCTTCAAACGTTCGCTCCCGCCCGGTCATATGGGGTCGCTGTGGTGCGACCGCCAGCCGCAGGCGCGGGCCCCCCTCCCCGGATTCTCAGGCGAGCCCCCGGCTTCCCGGCTTGACCGGCGGAATCGCGGCCAGCTCGGGCGGCAGTTCCTCGAGCGAATAGGACGGAACCTCATATTCGGCAAGCGCAATCAGCGGGACACCGACGTCCGCCTTGCCCGCGGACCGGTCGATGATGCAGGCGCAGGCGGCGACCTCGATGCCCTCCTTGCCCAGTGCCTCGACGGTCTCGCGCACCGACAGGCCCGTGGTCACGATGTCTTCCACGACGACGACCCGGGCGCCCTTCGGCAGCTCGAACCGGCGCAGCCTGAACACGCCGTCCTCGCGCTCGACCCAGAGCGCCGGCTTGCCGAGCTGGCGCGCGGTCTCATAGCCCGGCACGATGCCACCGATTGCCGGCGAAATGACGGCATCGACGTCGCCATAGCCGGCCTCGCGGATGCGCTCGGCAAGGCCGGCACAGAGCTTTTCCGTCTTGTCGGGGAACTGAAACACCCGGACTTTCTGCAGGAAGATCGGGCTGCGCCGGCCGGAGGTGAGGATAAAATGCCCCTCCAGGATGGCGTCGCATGAGCGGAAAATGTCGAGGACCTCGTCGCGATCCATAGGGTGCTCCCCCCTTTTGCGGAGACCGGACCGGGCCGGCCGATATCGTCATGAATCTCCCCGCGGCAGAGCTACAGCATCGCGCCGGCCTTTGCCAGAAGGGTTTGATTCTTTCAGCGTTCAGGCGCCACGCGGGCTTTACGCCGCATCGGCGGCGGCGCCCGTTCGGGCTTGCGACGCCTGACGGCGTCGGGTCTCGCGTTCGGGCGTCCCGCAGGCTTTACGCGGCACCGGCCGGCGAACCTCGCACCGCCGCCAGTTACGCCTAGCCGTTGACGCGGGAGACCTTGGAGACCACGGGCTTGGCGCGGATCTGGTTGATGATGCGGTTCAGGTGCTTCAGGTCCCAGACCTCCAGGTCGATCAGCATCTCGTGGAAGTCGTTGGCCCGGCGGTGCATGGAGACGTTGTCGATATTGCCGTCGTTCTCTGCGATCACCTGGGCGAGCTGGGCGAGCGTGCCGGGCTCGTTGATGACGTTGACGGCGATGCGGGCGGGAAAGCGTTCCTGCTGTTCCGCATCGATGTCCCAGCGCACGTCGAGCCAGTTCTCCGGCTGGTCGTCGAAATCCTTCAGGGCCGGCGAGTGGATCGGGTAGATGGTGATCCCCTCGCCCGGCTTCAAAATGCCGACGATGCGGTCGCCGGGCAGCGCCCCGCCCTCCGGTGCGAAGCTGACCGGCAGGTCGCCCTTCAGGCCGCGGATCGGCAGCGAGGGCTGGGTGTCCTGGCGCTTGCGGCCGGGAATGCGGAACTTGACGCCGACGGCGCGGGTGAGCCCGAACCAGCCCTCGTCCGGCCGGCTGCCGGCTGCGGTCGCGCGTTCTTCCTGGTACTGGGGATAGACCGCCTTGACGACATCGTCGGCGCGCAGTTCGCCGCGGCCGACGGCGGCCAGGAGGTCGGCCTGGTCCGTGTGGCCGAGGCGCGGCATGACGACGGCCAGCATCTCCTCGTCGAACTTGCGCTCGGCGCGGGAAAAGGCGCGCTCCAGGATGTGCTTGCCGAGGCCGCCATATTGCCGGCGCACCGAATCCTTGGTGGCGCGGCGGATGGCGGCGCGGGCCTTGCCGGTGACGGCGATCGATTCCCAGGCCGGCTGCGGCTCCTGGGCATCGGAACGGATGATCTCCACCTCGTCGCCGTTGGAGAGTTCCGTTACCAGCGGCGCCATCTGGCCATTGATCTTGCAGCCGACGCAGGTGTTGCCGACATTGGTGTGGACCGCATAGGCGAAGTCGATGGGCGTCGCGCCGCGCGGCAGGGCGATCAGGCGGCCCTTGGGCGTGAAGCAGAAGACCTGGTCGTGGAACAGCTCCAGGCGCGTGTTTTCCAGGAAGTCTTCCGACGTCTCGCCGCCGGAGATGGTCTCGATGGTGCGCCGCAGCCACTCATAGGCGCGGCTTTCCTCGGTCCGCTTGACGATGTTGCGCCCGCCGCTCTCGCCGTCCTTGTAGATGGCGTGGGCGGCGATGCCGTATTCGGCGATGCGGTTCATCTCCTCGGTCCGGATCTGCAGTTCCACGCGCTGGCTGCTCGGGCCGACCACCGTGGTGTGGATGGAGCGGTAGTCGTTCTGCTTGGGGATCGAGATGTAGTCCTTGAACTTGCCCGGCACCGTCGGCCACGTCGTGTGGACGAGGCCGAGCACCCGGTAGCAGTCCTCGACCGTGCCGACGATGAGGCGGAAGCCGTAAATGTCGGAAAGCTGCTCGAACGCCACCGAGTTGTGCTGCATCTTGCGGAAGATCGAATAGGGCCGCTTTTCCCGGTCGCGCACCTCCGCCTCGATGCCGGCCTCCTTGAGGAGCGCGCCGAGGCTGGCGCGAATGTCGGAGATCAGCGTCTGGTTCTTTTCCCTCAGCCGTTCCAGCCGCTCGGTGATGGTGCGGTAGGCTTCCGCGTTGATGTGCCGGAACGCGATGTCCTCCAGTTCCTCGCGCATGTCCTGCATACCCATGCGCCCGGCGAGCGGGGCATAGATGTCCATCGTCTCCTCGGCGATGCGGAACCGCTTGTGCGGCGGCACATGGTGCAGCGTGCGCATGTTGTGGAGGCGGTCGGCGAGCTTGACGAGGAGGACGCGGACGTCGTCGGCAATCGCCAGCAGAAGCTTGCGGAAGTTTTCCGCCTGCTTGGCGCGGCGGGAAACCAGATCGAGCTTCTGGATCTTGGTCAGACCTTCGACGAGCTTGCCGATTTCCGGGCCGAAGGAGGTGTCGATCTCCTGGCGGGTGGCGTCGGTGTCCTCAATGGTGTCGTGCAGGAGGCCGACGCAGACCGTGGCGTCGTCGAGCCGCATGTCGGTAAGGATCGCGGCGACTTCCAGGGGATGGGAGAAATAGGGGTCGCCCGAGGCGCGCTTCTGGGTGCCGTGCTTGCGCATGGCATAGACATAGGCCTTGTTGAGCAGCGCCTCGTTGGCGTTCGGATTGTAGTTCGTTACCCGTTCGACGAGTTCATACTGCCGCATCATGGCCGGTTGATACGCATCCTGACGGCGTTCCGGGCGTTGCCGGAATCAAAAGCGGTGGCCGGCACGATTGCCTGCCACCGCCAAATATCGTGTTCCCGTCGCGGCTTGTCAAAGCCATGCCGCAACCGGGACGGTATCGGGCCTAGACGTCGTCGCTCTTGTCCGGCGGAACGAGGCCTTCCAGGCCGCGCAGCAGCTCCTCCTCCGACATGCGGTCGAAGGTGATCTCCGCATCGTCCTCGCCGGACGGGGCGGCATCGGCCGTGGCATCGCCGCCCGGCTGGGAGGCGATCATCGGGACCGCTTCCGGCTCCGGCTCGTCGACCTCGACATATTTCTGCAGCGAATGGATGAAATCTTCCTTCAGGTCCTCCGGGCTGACCGTCTGCTCGGCGATCTCGCGAAGGGCAACGACAGGGTTCTTGTCGTTGTCCCGATCGA
Proteins encoded in this region:
- the rnc gene encoding ribonuclease III codes for the protein MDRKVESVLSDAVRANSGRGSLTSIEDRLAYCFADPALLEQALTHASALTTPGDMSGSYQRMEFLGDRVLALAVANMLYETFTDADEGELARRLNQLVKQETCANVASALDLGTAMRVGEGEDQSGGRHKRALLADICEAVIAAIYLDGGFGAASAFVERHWRDQMVNWEGPLRDAKTTLQEWAQGQGLVAPSYTVTNRAGPDHAPEFTTRVDVVGYAPASGRGRSKREAEQMAATTLLEREGIWNAKGAS
- the pyrE gene encoding orotate phosphoribosyltransferase; translation: MDRDEVLDIFRSCDAILEGHFILTSGRRSPIFLQKVRVFQFPDKTEKLCAGLAERIREAGYGDVDAVISPAIGGIVPGYETARQLGKPALWVEREDGVFRLRRFELPKGARVVVVEDIVTTGLSVRETVEALGKEGIEVAACACIIDRSAGKADVGVPLIALAEYEVPSYSLEELPPELAAIPPVKPGSRGLA
- the era gene encoding GTPase Era, producing MSAAEAGATPDAPRCGFVALIGAPNAGKSTLLNALVGAKVSIVTHKVQTTRAIIRGIAIEGASQLVFVDTPGIFQPKRRLDRAMVTTAWGGAMDADLVVLVVDARKGVTDEVGDILDKLADVPHRKVLALNKIDTMRREDLLAVVESINARGSFEETFMISALTGDGVPDLGKYLAANMPEGPWHYPEDQISDLPMRSLAAEITREKLTLRLHEELPYMATVETESWEEFRNGSVRIQQTVYVARDSHKKILLGKEGRTIKAISKAAREDIAEAIGQPVHLFLFVKVREKWVDDPERYREMGLEFPR
- the lepB gene encoding signal peptidase I, with product MAERESRSQTDDDAKKSGGFGEAVKVVVHALILALIVRTFLFQPFNIPSGSMMETLLVGDYLFVSKYSYGYSRHSFPYSLAPFSGRIWSAKPERGDIVVFKLPRDNSTDYIKRVIGLPGDRIQVIGGLLHINGEPVKKVPDGEFSGDDRGYRVNARRFIETLPNGVSYHVLELSDHARGDNTKVFEVPEGHYFMMGDNRDNSSDSRESVGYVPFENLIGRAEIIFFSVKSGESAWMVWKWPWIARWNRFFQTL
- the recO gene encoding DNA repair protein RecO, whose product is MEWSDEGTVIGVRRHGETSVILEMMTVAHGRHLGLVRGGRSRRMQAALQPGNDLVVTWRARLDSHLGLYAVEPVKLRAAGVMETAFGVHVVQTVSSLLRLLPERDPHERLHLMAVAILDHLSDAPLTGELLVRFETRLLEELGFGLDLSSCAATGTREDLVYVSPKSARAVSREAGAPYKDKLLALPPFLLTDPGERPPAADISAGLALTGFFLTRHIFEPRGLPPLRERDRIVEELKG
- the rpoZ gene encoding DNA-directed RNA polymerase subunit omega → MARVTVEDCIDKVDNRFELVLLAAHRARMVSSGAPLTVDRDNDKNPVVALREIAEQTVSPEDLKEDFIHSLQKYVEVDEPEPEAVPMIASQPGGDATADAAPSGEDDAEITFDRMSEEELLRGLEGLVPPDKSDDV
- a CDS encoding DUF2062 domain-containing protein is translated as MSVWPRHSWRRSLKYIGKRIVRLSATPHAVAAGVAAGVCASTTPFLGLQFILSFLIAVLIGGNLIAAAFGSFFGNPLTYPFIWASTFRLGSGLLGEDARAREAIVLNPDNLRSVDGLMPILKPMVVGSIPLGLATGLVFYLLVYVAVTSYQRRRRRWLQERRQARSLAAGADAASGPAPVGSA
- a CDS encoding RelA/SpoT family protein, coding for MMRQYELVERVTNYNPNANEALLNKAYVYAMRKHGTQKRASGDPYFSHPLEVAAILTDMRLDDATVCVGLLHDTIEDTDATRQEIDTSFGPEIGKLVEGLTKIQKLDLVSRRAKQAENFRKLLLAIADDVRVLLVKLADRLHNMRTLHHVPPHKRFRIAEETMDIYAPLAGRMGMQDMREELEDIAFRHINAEAYRTITERLERLREKNQTLISDIRASLGALLKEAGIEAEVRDREKRPYSIFRKMQHNSVAFEQLSDIYGFRLIVGTVEDCYRVLGLVHTTWPTVPGKFKDYISIPKQNDYRSIHTTVVGPSSQRVELQIRTEEMNRIAEYGIAAHAIYKDGESGGRNIVKRTEESRAYEWLRRTIETISGGETSEDFLENTRLELFHDQVFCFTPKGRLIALPRGATPIDFAYAVHTNVGNTCVGCKINGQMAPLVTELSNGDEVEIIRSDAQEPQPAWESIAVTGKARAAIRRATKDSVRRQYGGLGKHILERAFSRAERKFDEEMLAVVMPRLGHTDQADLLAAVGRGELRADDVVKAVYPQYQEERATAAGSRPDEGWFGLTRAVGVKFRIPGRKRQDTQPSLPIRGLKGDLPVSFAPEGGALPGDRIVGILKPGEGITIYPIHSPALKDFDDQPENWLDVRWDIDAEQQERFPARIAVNVINEPGTLAQLAQVIAENDGNIDNVSMHRRANDFHEMLIDLEVWDLKHLNRIINQIRAKPVVSKVSRVNG